A window of the Gemmatimonadota bacterium genome harbors these coding sequences:
- a CDS encoding sulfatase-like hydrolase/transferase: MQRHPNILLFITDQQRSDTMACYGNDWIQAPNMNALASESFVFENPYCAQPVCTPSRATLITGLYPHSARMVKNNILLDPEIKSIAEMTSDTYHKAYYGKWHLGKETTRQHGFDEWLPVFELPWVIDHPDTPYHQFLVKNGIEPDKTTEAGHRVFSGQLRADLPEHLSMVSFLCDEAARFLMAERDKPFMLQVHCPEPHPPVSGPMKHIHDPNKMPVGPAFTRYPKGASLFNRLRAERNTQPDATPEEQHAAEAKQRKFRAEYYGTVTLVDRALGRLMDALEKSGHADNTIVVFSSDHGEMAGDQGMREKRAFYEPSAKVPLMMRIPHLGREHRMIPGNIGHIDLVPTLLDLMGQPMPEHLQGTSRVPVLENRATLDDNDVFIQWNGLGDRSLGSPQINLIATLPWRAIVTADRWKLNLCAGDQCELFDLNSDPHELTNLFDEPVHRDRIRKMAAKIRLWQHETDDDSPLPTV, translated from the coding sequence ATGCAACGTCACCCCAACATTCTGCTCTTCATCACCGATCAACAGCGCTCCGATACCATGGCGTGTTACGGCAACGACTGGATCCAGGCACCGAACATGAACGCCCTCGCCAGCGAAAGTTTTGTCTTCGAAAACCCCTATTGCGCGCAACCCGTCTGCACGCCATCGCGCGCCACCCTGATAACCGGACTATATCCACATTCCGCCAGAATGGTCAAAAACAACATCTTGCTCGATCCAGAAATCAAATCCATCGCAGAAATGACATCAGACACCTACCACAAAGCCTACTACGGCAAATGGCACCTGGGCAAAGAAACAACGCGACAACACGGATTTGACGAATGGCTGCCCGTCTTTGAACTGCCCTGGGTCATCGACCATCCGGACACACCGTATCACCAGTTCCTGGTAAAAAACGGAATCGAACCAGACAAAACAACAGAAGCCGGACACCGCGTATTCTCCGGACAACTGCGCGCAGACTTGCCCGAACACCTCTCCATGGTATCCTTTTTATGTGACGAAGCCGCCCGCTTTCTGATGGCAGAACGCGACAAACCCTTTATGCTACAGGTCCACTGCCCCGAACCACACCCCCCTGTCTCCGGACCCATGAAACATATACACGACCCGAACAAAATGCCAGTAGGTCCCGCATTCACGCGCTATCCCAAGGGCGCATCGCTATTTAACAGACTGAGGGCAGAACGCAATACACAACCCGACGCAACCCCCGAAGAACAACATGCCGCAGAAGCAAAACAGCGAAAATTCCGCGCCGAATACTACGGCACCGTCACACTCGTAGATCGGGCACTGGGCAGACTGATGGACGCCCTTGAAAAATCCGGCCACGCCGACAACACCATAGTCGTATTCAGCTCTGACCACGGCGAAATGGCAGGCGACCAGGGCATGCGGGAAAAACGCGCATTCTACGAACCCTCTGCCAAAGTCCCTCTCATGATGCGGATACCCCATCTCGGGCGCGAACACCGAATGATCCCCGGCAACATCGGCCATATCGACCTCGTCCCCACCTTATTAGACCTCATGGGACAACCCATGCCCGAACACCTGCAAGGAACCAGCCGGGTACCTGTCCTCGAAAACAGAGCAACACTCGACGATAACGACGTCTTCATCCAGTGGAACGGACTGGGAGATCGCAGCCTCGGCTCACCGCAGATCAACTTAATCGCCACCCTCCCCTGGCGCGCAATCGTAACAGCCGACCGATGGAAACTCAACCTGTGCGCGGGCGACCAATGCGAATTATTCGACCTGAACAGCGACCCCCATGAACTCACAAACCTGTTCGACGAACCTGTACACAGAGACCGCATACGCAAAATGGCGGCAAAAATCCGCCTCTGGCAACATGAAACGGACGACGACTCGCCATTACCCACAGTTTAA
- a CDS encoding PQQ-like beta-propeller repeat protein: protein MFIHIVRMVCVLALVPLGVQADNWPQWRGPQQDGVSTAKNLPASWSLEENIIWKAELPSWSGSTPVIWGDRIFLTSPSPAQRPEEQEPGGPEIYILCLSKKDGNELWRYKLDEGNVLRRKHNKTSPSPVTDGAHVWVITGNGVVTCLDMDGKAVWSRDIQKDYGRFGLLFGYASSPILYDGKLILQVLHGMRTDDPSYVFALDASSGKEVWRKERPTDAIRESPDSYTTPTLLNRDGKTQIVITGGDCVTGHDPDTGREVWRANGLNPDRRGNYRIVASPVVVGDMIYAPTRQRPLLALAAGGTGDVSDNVVWKWEGAAAPDVPTPTSDGKYFYMVDDRGRAMCLDAKTGAVVWGPERTTQGIVSASPHLADGKLFLLNEYAVTTVLVAGPKFEVLGTNELDGTYTLSSPVSSGSQLFIRTATHLYCIGYSGE from the coding sequence ATGTTTATTCATATTGTTCGTATGGTTTGTGTTCTGGCACTTGTTCCGTTGGGCGTTCAAGCAGATAATTGGCCGCAGTGGCGCGGTCCGCAGCAAGATGGGGTGAGTACGGCTAAGAATTTGCCCGCGTCATGGAGTTTGGAAGAGAATATTATCTGGAAGGCCGAGTTGCCTTCGTGGAGCGGGAGTACGCCCGTTATCTGGGGTGATCGCATTTTTCTGACTTCGCCGTCGCCTGCACAAAGGCCAGAGGAGCAGGAACCGGGGGGACCGGAGATTTATATTTTGTGTTTGTCGAAGAAAGATGGGAATGAACTCTGGCGGTATAAGCTGGATGAGGGCAATGTGCTGCGGCGCAAGCACAATAAGACGTCACCGTCGCCCGTTACGGATGGGGCGCATGTGTGGGTGATTACGGGGAATGGGGTTGTGACGTGTCTGGATATGGATGGGAAGGCGGTCTGGTCGCGCGATATTCAAAAGGACTACGGCAGATTTGGTCTGCTTTTCGGGTATGCGTCTTCGCCGATTCTGTACGATGGCAAGCTCATTCTTCAGGTGCTTCATGGGATGCGTACGGATGATCCTTCGTATGTCTTCGCGTTGGATGCCAGTAGTGGGAAGGAGGTCTGGCGCAAGGAGCGTCCGACAGATGCTATTCGGGAGTCGCCCGATTCGTACACGACGCCCACGCTTTTGAATCGCGATGGCAAGACGCAGATTGTTATTACGGGTGGGGATTGTGTGACGGGGCACGATCCGGATACGGGACGTGAGGTCTGGCGTGCCAATGGGTTGAATCCCGATCGGAGGGGCAATTATCGGATTGTGGCGTCTCCTGTGGTGGTTGGGGATATGATTTATGCGCCGACCCGGCAACGGCCCTTGCTGGCGCTGGCGGCTGGTGGCACGGGCGATGTTTCCGACAATGTGGTGTGGAAGTGGGAGGGGGCTGCTGCGCCGGATGTGCCGACGCCGACGAGTGATGGAAAGTATTTTTATATGGTTGATGATCGCGGGCGGGCGATGTGTCTGGACGCAAAGACTGGTGCTGTGGTGTGGGGTCCCGAGCGGACGACGCAGGGTATTGTGAGTGCGTCACCCCATCTGGCTGATGGCAAGTTGTTTTTGCTGAATGAATACGCTGTGACGACTGTTCTGGTCGCGGGTCCAAAGTTTGAGGTTTTGGGTACGAATGAACTGGATGGGACGTACACGCTGTCATCGCCCGTGTCATCCGGGTCACAGCTTTTTATTCGGACGGCGACGCATTTGTATTGTATTGGGTATAGTGGGGAATGA
- a CDS encoding bifunctional diaminohydroxyphosphoribosylaminopyrimidine deaminase/5-amino-6-(5-phosphoribosylamino)uracil reductase RibD, whose amino-acid sequence MSQYSQTELQHFMTAALVEGRKALPECLPNPPVGCVLVREGKIIARGYTNPPGQFHAEAMALAQVAGSLEDVTAFVTLEPCSFHGRTPSCAQALVRRKIRDVFVALIDPHPKNQGRGIQILKDADIPVQVGLLEEEAERDLGHYLCKS is encoded by the coding sequence ATGTCTCAATATTCTCAAACTGAACTACAGCACTTCATGACCGCCGCGCTCGTCGAGGGCAGAAAAGCGCTTCCCGAGTGTTTGCCCAATCCACCGGTCGGATGTGTGCTGGTGCGAGAGGGAAAAATTATTGCCCGGGGATATACCAATCCGCCGGGACAATTTCACGCAGAGGCGATGGCACTGGCGCAAGTGGCGGGTTCACTGGAAGATGTTACGGCATTTGTCACTCTGGAGCCGTGTTCTTTTCACGGGCGCACGCCTTCTTGTGCTCAGGCACTTGTGCGGAGAAAGATCCGAGATGTTTTTGTCGCACTCATTGACCCGCATCCCAAAAATCAAGGGCGCGGTATTCAAATTCTTAAAGACGCGGATATTCCCGTGCAGGTCGGTCTGTTAGAGGAAGAGGCTGAGAGAGACCTGGGTCATTATCTGTGTAAAAGTTAA
- a CDS encoding alpha/beta fold hydrolase, with translation MNNWMDIYEERNYGSMPYRLLRPIDIADHPDKAYPLIFSLHGAGGKGTDNIKNLRHWNESPLADETHRRKYPCFVLAPQTPLRWLVPNSMPEVTQEYIDSLSDIWQARVKRLLDRGDDLSAGDLGRAFDLLDAICDEFPIDRDRIYVLGHSMGGFGTWNAICAQPDRFAAAIPSAGGCEPWNDISRIVEVPIWTFHGDADATVPVDLTQDAFRKLKGLNANTKYTELKDVGHNASAYGFAYTGDDPQRGFITHFASDQCDKTESVWDWLFAQKRG, from the coding sequence ATGAACAACTGGATGGATATTTACGAAGAACGAAATTATGGCAGCATGCCCTATCGCCTGCTCAGACCTATTGACATTGCAGACCATCCCGATAAAGCGTATCCCCTTATCTTTAGCTTGCACGGTGCGGGAGGTAAAGGTACGGATAATATCAAAAACCTGCGTCACTGGAACGAATCACCACTGGCAGATGAAACACACCGCCGCAAATATCCCTGTTTTGTTCTTGCACCTCAAACGCCCCTGCGCTGGCTGGTGCCCAATTCTATGCCCGAGGTCACACAGGAATATATCGATTCGCTGTCCGATATCTGGCAGGCGCGCGTTAAGCGGTTGCTGGATCGGGGTGATGATCTCTCAGCCGGTGATCTGGGTAGAGCCTTTGATCTGCTGGACGCGATATGCGATGAATTTCCCATTGATCGAGACCGCATCTATGTGCTGGGGCATTCAATGGGTGGTTTTGGTACATGGAACGCTATCTGCGCACAACCCGATCGTTTCGCCGCCGCGATTCCCTCTGCTGGCGGATGCGAACCGTGGAATGACATCAGCCGCATTGTAGAAGTTCCCATCTGGACATTTCACGGGGATGCCGATGCAACTGTGCCCGTGGATTTAACGCAGGATGCTTTTCGGAAGTTGAAAGGGCTGAATGCCAATACCAAATACACGGAATTGAAAGACGTGGGACACAATGCCAGTGCCTACGGTTTTGCGTACACTGGCGACGATCCGCAACGTGGATTTATCACGCATTTTGCCAGCGATCAATGTGACAAAACCGAAAGTGTATGGGACTGGCTATTTGCACAAAAGCGCGGGTGA
- a CDS encoding glucose-1-phosphate adenylyltransferase, giving the protein MESVIGIILGGGAGSRLYPLTKYRSKPAVPIGGKYRLIDIPISNCLHSGLTRIYALTQFNSASLNRHIAQTYRFDAFSNGFVEILAAEQTEDRLDWYQGTADAVRQHLHHFLSYHIDQYLILSGDHLYRMNYRDFIAEHREKGADLTIAVKPVTREIAPDLGILKVDDTGRIIDFVEKPQTDAELDDLKLDPAPGSNPDEAYMASMGIYVFEKDRLRTLLAENSGDDFGKHIIPAAIHSHNVYAHRFEGYWEDIGTIRAFYEANLALTTPAPPFTFYQPGAPIYTHPRYLAATKLDGCHLKQCKIGDGSDIQDAEIEHAVIGIRSIVGPRVKLTNTVMMGADFYETPEDKKRNKQKGIPNVGIGPGCVIDSAIIDKNARIGENVTIQNAKNIREAERDAYAIRDGIVVITKDAIIPSGTVI; this is encoded by the coding sequence CTCTATCCCCTGACCAAATACCGCTCCAAACCCGCCGTCCCCATCGGCGGCAAATATCGCCTCATAGACATACCCATCAGCAACTGCCTGCACTCGGGTCTCACACGCATCTACGCACTCACCCAATTCAACTCCGCCTCTCTCAACCGCCACATCGCCCAAACCTATCGCTTCGACGCCTTTTCAAACGGCTTTGTCGAAATCCTCGCCGCCGAACAGACCGAAGACCGCCTCGACTGGTATCAGGGCACAGCCGACGCAGTTCGCCAGCACCTCCACCACTTCCTATCCTACCATATAGACCAGTACCTAATCCTCTCTGGCGACCACCTCTACCGCATGAACTACCGCGACTTCATCGCCGAACACCGCGAAAAAGGCGCAGATCTCACCATCGCCGTCAAACCCGTCACCCGAGAAATCGCGCCCGACCTCGGCATCCTCAAAGTAGATGACACCGGACGCATCATCGACTTCGTAGAAAAACCGCAAACCGACGCCGAACTGGACGACCTCAAACTCGATCCTGCACCCGGCAGCAACCCCGACGAAGCGTACATGGCCTCCATGGGCATCTACGTCTTTGAAAAAGACAGACTGAGAACGCTCCTCGCGGAAAACAGCGGCGATGACTTTGGCAAACACATCATCCCCGCCGCCATTCACAGCCACAACGTCTATGCCCACCGATTTGAGGGATACTGGGAAGACATCGGCACCATCCGCGCCTTCTACGAAGCCAACCTCGCACTCACAACCCCGGCACCCCCCTTCACCTTTTATCAACCCGGTGCCCCCATCTACACCCACCCGCGCTACCTCGCCGCGACCAAACTGGATGGATGCCACCTAAAACAATGCAAAATCGGCGACGGCTCCGACATACAAGACGCAGAAATAGAACACGCCGTCATCGGCATACGCAGCATCGTTGGTCCCCGCGTCAAACTCACCAACACCGTCATGATGGGCGCCGACTTTTACGAAACCCCCGAAGACAAAAAACGCAACAAACAAAAAGGCATCCCAAACGTAGGCATCGGTCCAGGATGCGTAATCGACAGCGCAATCATCGACAAAAACGCGCGCATAGGGGAAAACGTCACCATCCAAAACGCAAAAAACATCCGCGAAGCAGAACGCGACGCCTACGCCATCCGCGACGGCATCGTCGTCATCACCAAAGACGCCATCATTCCGTCGGGTACCGTGATTTAA